A region from the Lolium perenne isolate Kyuss_39 chromosome 4, Kyuss_2.0, whole genome shotgun sequence genome encodes:
- the LOC127294132 gene encoding transcription termination factor MTERF8, chloroplastic-like: MLHLQMRPLPRVAPHTTAAALSSSLHRRLSLSASASASSSSSTSACAAPFSTEEYLVATCGLNQAQALKASKKLLNLKSASNPDAVLALLAGVGLSGPDIAAVVAADPLLLRSRVDNIAPRLAALRDRLGLTAPEIASFLLVGAVALRSCDITPKLEFWIPFFGSFTKLLQTAKRNRSILTSDLEKVAKPNIALLEQCGLSVCDIVKLSTPCSRLLVFNPERVKAFVLRAEKLGVPRSSYIFKYAVGVACSISEDKVAARMEFLRVALGCSMDQVRAAVRNKPHILGVSEEKLRRKIEFMVAEVGLDPEYIVKRPMLFTYSLEKRMKPRHYVAKILQAKGLMKKSVGFRRLVGYGENSFVATYIDSNKDAVPGLADAYAANRAGKMLSDVQL; the protein is encoded by the coding sequence atgcTACACCTCCAGATGCGCCCTCTGCCTCGCGTTGCCCCCCACACCACCGCTGCTGCGCTCTCctcctctctccaccgccgactctccctctccgcctccgcctccgcctcctcctcctcctccacctccgcctgCGCCGCCCCATTCTCCACCGAAGAGTACCTTGTGGCCACCTGCGGCCTCAACCAAGCCCAGGCCCTCAAGGCGTCCAAGAAGCTCCTCAACCTCAAGTCCGCCTCCAACCCCGACGCGGTGCTCGCCCTCCTCGCCGGCGTCGGCCTCTCCGGCCCCGACATCGCCGCGGTCGTCGCCGCCGACCCGCTGCTCCTCCGCTCCAGGGTGGACAACATCGCGCCCCGCCTCGCCGCGCTCCGCGACCGCCTCGGCCTCACCGCGCCCGAGATCGCCAGCTTCCTCCTGGTCGGCGCGGTGGCGCTCCGCTCCTGCGACATCACCCCCAAGCTCGAGTTCTGGATCCCCTTCTTCGGCTCCTTCACCAAGCTCCTCCAGACCGCCAAGAGGAACAGGTCCATCCTCACCAGTGATCTCGAGAAGGTCGCCAAGCCAAACATCGCGCTGCTCGAGCAGTGCGGGCTAAGTGTTTGTGATATTGTCAAGCTGTCCACGCCCTGCTCCAGGCTGCTAGTGTTCAACCCGGAGCGGGTCAAGGCGTTCGTGCTGCGTGCCGAGAAGCTTGGCGTGCCCCGCTCCTCGTACATATTCAAGTACGCGGTCGGCGTCGCCTGCTCCATCAGCGAAGACAAGGTTGCCGCGAGGATGGAGTTCCTGAGGGTCGCCCTTGGTTGCTCCATGGACCAAGTGCGTGCCGCGGTCCGCAACAAGCCGCACATTCTGGGAGTGTCCGAGGAGAAGCTTCGTCGCAAGATAGAGTTCATGGTCGCCGAGGTTGGTCTGGACCCGGAGTACATCGTCAAGAGGCCCATGCTGTTTACCTACAGCCTCGAGAAGCGGATGAAACCGCGGCACTATGTCGCCAAGATCCTGCAGGCTAAGGGACTCATGAAGAAGAGCGTCGGCTTCCGTCGATTAGTTGGCTATGGTGAGAATAGTTTCGTGGCGACATACATCGACAGTAACAAGGACGCTGTTCCTGGTCTTGCTGATGCTTATGCAGCAAATCGTGCTGGGAAAATGCTTTCTGATGTCCAGCTTTGA
- the LOC127294134 gene encoding F-box protein At4g22280-like translates to MPPPQEGKRAAVASGWDIIGTLQDDLLQHILSFLPAQQAVQTCVLARRWRHLWKTATGLRITGGGHEQEPTPVQDLREFVSHLLLLRAGAPIDTCELRFDVVSDDDVPRVSLWIRHVILCRVRLLRLAISRESHDLGVYFCVDNLPLVSRNLRILELIDTGLNDSFLDFAACPALEVLVIYNGSFVHVRKISSNSLKRLAIIDSSFNQHIRTRICVPSLVSLRLEDNWDRTPVLESMPLLMDAFVRFIKESVDRCFYSDSWDCHNEHCQGCYDLQGVNSGECLILKGLAEAENLTLIDEHDTFIFRRDLKWCPTFSKLKILLLNEYWCVPTDFDALACILEHSPILEILTLHFFSKGPKHKVEIKGCCNAVESSAAISEHLKTVEVKCNSVDTEVLEILKFFGTLNISFEEENILVEDSWSNSS, encoded by the exons ATGCCTCCGCCGCAAGAGGGCAAGAGAGCCGCCGTGGCCAGCGGCTGGGACATCATCGGCACGCTTCAGGACGATCTACTGCAGCACATCCTCTCCTTCCTCCCGGCGCAGCAGGCCGTGCAGACCTGCGTGCTCGCCCGGCGCTGGCGCCATCTCTGGAAGACCGCCACGGGCCTGCGCATCACCGGCGGCGGCCACGAGCAGGAGCCGACGCCCGTCCAGGACCTCCGCGAGTTCGTCAGCCACCTCCTGCTCCTCCGTGCAGGGGCGCCTATCGACACGTGCGAGCTCAGGTTCGACGTGGTCTCCGACGACGACGTGCCCCGCGTGAGCCTCTGGATCCGGCACGTTATACTGTGCCGAGTCAGGCTGCTCCGGCTCGCCATCTCTCGGGAGAGCCATGACTTGGGTGTTTACTTCTGCGTAGACAACCTGCCCCTTGTCTCTCGAAATCTGAGGATCCTAGAGCTTATTGATACAGGGTTAAATGACAGCTTTCTTGATTTTGCTGCCTGCCCGGCACTGGAAGTTCTGGTAATTTACAATGGCAGCTTCGTCCACGTCAGGAAGATCTCTTCCAACTCTCTAAAACGCCTGGCCATCATTGATAGCAGTTTCAACCAACATATCCGTACTCGTATCTGTGTTCCAAGCCTCGTCTCGCTACGGCTAGAGGACAACTGGGACAGGACCCCTGTGCTTGAGAGCATGCCGTTGCTGATGGATGCATTCGTCAGGTTTATCAAAGAATCTGTGGACAGATGTTTTTATTCTGACTCCTGGGATTGTCACAATGAGCACTGCCAAGGTTGTTACGATCTACAAGGTGTTAATTCTGGTGAATGCCTTATTCTTAAAGGTTTAGCAGAAGCTGAGAATTTGACATTGATAGATGAACATGACACG TTTATTTTCAGAAGGGATTTGAAATGGTGCCCTACATTTAGTAAGTTAAAGATTTTGTTACTCAATGAATACTGGTGTGTGCCTACTGACTTTGACGCGCTAGCTTGTATTCTTGAACACTCGCCAATTCTGGAGATTCTCACTCTTCATTTCTTTTCCAAG GGACCAAAACATAAAGTAGAAATAAAAGGATGTTGCAATGCAGTGGAGAGCTCAGCTGCAATATCAGAACACCTTAAGACAGTCGAAGTCAAATGTAACTCGGTTGACACGGAGGTTCTGGAAATTTTGAAGTTCTTTGGTACACTTAACATTA GTTTTGAGGAAGAGAACATCTTGGTCGAAGACAGCTGGTCTAATTCATCTTAA
- the LOC127347276 gene encoding F-box protein At5g03100, whose translation MTPSKRSKKAPMAAGVDRIGALPDEILHHLLSFLPAEEAVRTCVLARRWRHVWKFTTGLRIVESEDFPRSIQDVRDFVDYLLILRGHEPLNTFEVELSDLSQDDAPYLNLWARFALLCKVRELTLCLYHTDYLCAKLDGLPIVSRNLTTLNLRGVGLQGGFLDFSRCPALEDLRMRHCQIDVDKISSLSLKRLSIVFCRSALDHRVTVSAPRLVSFTLDSFAGRTPLLEIMPMLESALVELGRACTDFCHNYRSRGFCAANSAARCANCLAYNDESSNTVLLGAIYNAEHLQLISPLGMMIFARDLKSCPTFNKLKTLLLNSYWCVGPDFDALTCILKHSPVLEKLTLQLVSEEEVHKVEMKGSYSSTEKPTGISEHLKLVSVKYNVVDDRVLQLLKFMCTFNIRFSFE comes from the exons ATGACTCCGAGCAAGAGGAGCAAGAAAGCGCCCATGGCGGCCGGCGTCGACCGCATCGGCGCCCTTCCGGACGAGATTCTCCACCATCTCCTCTCTTTCCTGCCGGCGGAGGAGGCCGTCCGTACGTGCGTGCTCGCACGCCGCTGGCGCCACGTCTGGAAGTTCACCACAGGCCTGCGCATCGTCGAGTCCGAGGACTTCCCGAGATCTATTCAGGATGTCCGGGATTTCGTCGACTATCTGCTGATCCTGCGTGGCCACGAGCCCCTAAACACTTTCGAGGTCGAGCTCTCCGACCTCTCCCAGGACGACGCGCCCTACCTCAACCTGTGGGCCCGTTTCGCTCTCCTCTGCAAAGTTCGTGAGCTCACCCTCTGTCTGTACCACACCGATTACCTCTGCGCCAAGCTAGACGGCCTGCCCATCGTCTCTCGGAATCTCACCACACTAAACCTTCGGGGTGTAGGCCTCCAAGGGGGCTTTCTTGATTTTTCTCGCTGCCCGGCGTTGGAGGATCTCAGGATGCGCCACTGCCAGATTGATGTCGACAAGATATCGTCCCTCTCGCTGAAACGCCTGAGCATCGTCTTTTGCCGCTCCGCTCTGGATCACCGGGTCACAGTTTCTGCTCCACGCCTCGTCTCCTTTACGCTAGACAGCTTCGCGGGTAGAACCCCGCTGCTTGAAATCATGCCCATGTTAGAGTCCGCGCTCGTGGAACTTGGGCGTGCATGCACCGATTTCTGTCATAACTACAGAAGCCGGGGTTTCTGTGCTGCTAACAGTGCTGCTAGATGTGCGAATTGCCTTGCTTACAATGATGAAAGCAGCAATACGGTGCTTCTTGGAGCTATCTACAACGCTGAACATCTACAGTTGATATCTCCATTAGGAATG ATGATTTttgcaagggatttgaaaagttgccctACATTTAACAAGTTAAAGACTTTGTTACTCAATAGCTACTGGTGCGTGGGTCCTGACTTTGATGCACTGACTTGCATTCTCAAACACTCTCCAGTTCTAGAGAAGCTCACTCTTCAACTTGTATCCGAG GAGGAAGTACATAAAGTGGAAATGAAAGGAAGCTATAGTTCAACGGAAAAACCTACCGGAATATCAGAACACCTGAAGTTAGTTTCTGTCAAGTATAATGTGGTTGATGATAGAGTTCTCCAACTTCTGAAGTTCATGTGCACATTTAACATAC